A section of the Paenibacillus odorifer genome encodes:
- a CDS encoding small acid-soluble spore protein SspI: MPVTIDLRQAILHKVHGQSEEDLRHMIEGSVDGPEAALPGLGAVFEMIWKDLDPAKQDRLVTMLHDHLETITPGNITS, translated from the coding sequence ATGCCCGTTACCATTGACTTGCGCCAGGCGATTCTTCATAAAGTGCACGGTCAATCTGAAGAGGATTTACGTCACATGATTGAAGGCTCTGTGGACGGTCCGGAGGCAGCACTCCCGGGACTTGGCGCCGTGTTCGAAATGATCTGGAAGGATTTAGACCCCGCTAAGCAAGATAGGTTGGTTACCATGCTGCATGATCACCTAGAGACCATTACCCCTGGGAATATCACATCGTAA
- a CDS encoding peptide chain release factor 3, with protein sequence MNKAIDQKLQKEVDRRRTFAIISHPDAGKTTLTEKLLLFGGAIRLAGTVKARKANKHATSDWMEIEKQRGISVTSSVMQFDYLNHRVNILDTPGHQDFSEDTYRTLTAADSAVMLIDVAKGVEAQTTKLFQVCAKRGIPIFTFINKLDREGRSPFDLMEELEQVLGIRSVPMNWPIGSGRELCGVYDRMKNQVELFQGDDHSIIKVQKVDGYRDPIIREMAGEYLHDQLCQDLELLDVAGDAFDYEKVLSGELTPVFFGSAINNFGVQTFLDNFLDLAPKPEPRRSTTGVVEPTNEKFTGYVFKIQANMNPAHRDRIAFLRIVSGKFERGMSVKHVRAGKDIKLAQPQQFLAQDRDIVEEAYPGDIIGLFDPGIFRIGDTLSQAGDMEFDELPTFSPEIFAKVSIKNALKSKQFQKGVDQLTEEGMIQVFRTVNFDDILLGVVGQLQFEVFEYRMKGEYGVDVQLQRMPYQFARWIVDDTKPDASKFRINSTLVTDKKGNFVVLFENEYAMRTAMDKNPTAKFLEMAPKALL encoded by the coding sequence ATGAACAAAGCAATAGATCAGAAGCTGCAAAAGGAAGTGGATAGACGCAGAACCTTTGCGATCATTTCCCACCCGGATGCGGGTAAAACAACTTTAACGGAGAAACTGCTGTTATTCGGTGGCGCGATCCGTCTGGCGGGAACGGTTAAGGCCCGTAAAGCGAATAAACATGCGACGAGTGACTGGATGGAAATTGAGAAGCAGCGGGGGATTTCTGTAACGTCTTCCGTAATGCAGTTTGATTATTTGAATCATCGCGTGAACATTTTGGATACACCGGGTCACCAAGACTTCAGTGAGGACACCTATCGTACCCTAACTGCAGCGGATAGTGCGGTCATGCTTATTGACGTGGCAAAAGGTGTGGAAGCCCAAACTACCAAACTGTTTCAGGTATGTGCTAAACGGGGCATTCCGATTTTCACCTTTATTAACAAGCTGGACCGTGAAGGACGTAGCCCGTTTGATCTGATGGAAGAGCTGGAGCAGGTTCTTGGTATTCGTTCTGTGCCAATGAACTGGCCGATCGGTAGTGGACGTGAGCTATGCGGCGTATATGACCGGATGAAAAATCAGGTAGAGCTGTTCCAAGGTGACGATCACTCCATAATCAAGGTTCAAAAGGTTGACGGATACCGTGATCCAATCATTCGTGAAATGGCTGGAGAGTATCTGCATGATCAACTGTGTCAGGATCTGGAGCTGCTGGATGTAGCAGGCGATGCTTTTGACTATGAAAAAGTATTAAGTGGTGAACTCACACCTGTGTTCTTTGGCAGTGCGATCAACAATTTTGGCGTACAGACTTTCCTCGATAATTTCTTGGATCTGGCACCGAAGCCTGAACCACGCCGCAGTACTACAGGGGTAGTAGAACCAACGAATGAGAAATTCACTGGTTATGTGTTCAAAATTCAAGCGAATATGAACCCGGCTCACCGTGACCGGATTGCTTTTCTGCGTATTGTGTCCGGGAAATTCGAACGGGGTATGAGCGTGAAGCATGTACGTGCCGGTAAAGATATCAAGCTGGCGCAACCGCAGCAATTTTTGGCGCAAGACCGCGATATCGTAGAGGAAGCTTATCCGGGAGATATCATCGGTCTGTTTGATCCAGGTATTTTTAGAATTGGTGATACATTGAGCCAAGCAGGAGATATGGAATTCGATGAGCTGCCAACGTTCTCACCAGAGATTTTTGCTAAAGTGAGTATTAAAAATGCGTTGAAATCGAAGCAGTTCCAGAAGGGTGTCGATCAGCTGACTGAAGAGGGCATGATCCAGGTGTTCCGCACGGTCAACTTTGACGATATTTTGCTTGGTGTAGTTGGACAACTGCAGTTTGAAGTGTTTGAGTATCGCATGAAGGGTGAATATGGTGTGGATGTTCAGTTGCAGAGAATGCCATACCAGTTTGCACGTTGGATCGTAGATGATACTAAGCCGGATGCGAGCAAATTCAGAATCAACTCAACGTTGGTGACGGATAAGAAGGGCAATTTTGTCGTGTTGTTCGAGAACGAATATGCTATGCGGACAGCGATGGATAAGAACCCGACAGCTAAATTCCTGGAAATGGCTCCAAAAGCATTACTATAA
- the zwf gene encoding glucose-6-phosphate dehydrogenase, whose product MAENQTLDALHTPGAVFFIFGATGDLARRKLFPAIYSLYREGKLAQDFAVIGVARRPRTQEEFRSDVKESILEFCRYKAGEESEWNEFVQHFEYKSLDINNIDGFRELRAQTEVLEEKFSIPGNRMFYLALAPELFGSVSFNLKAGGMLDSTGWNRLVIEKPFGYNLESAEQLNEQIRQVFKEEEIYRIDHYLGKEMVQNIEVIRFANAFFEPLWNNKHIANIQITLGETVGVEERGGYYDHAGALRDMGQNHILQLLTMIAMEPPSRLLAEDIRDEKVKVLRSLRPYATSDEVRENVVRAQYIQGLHQGKTLPAYRQEDKVDPESNTETYFAARVFVDNFRWAGVPFYIRTGKRLPVKTTEVVVEFKGMPTNVYLGQKHKLEPNLLVIRVNPMEGIYVKINAKKPGSESEIQPLAMDFCQSCLVGINSPEAYERLLHDAARGDSTYFTRWDEVSSAWSFVDRIAKAWSEESSDLSSYPAGSWGPVEADELLAKEGFHWWPVNGQDEDNVVWLKNN is encoded by the coding sequence ATGGCTGAAAATCAAACCCTTGATGCACTGCACACACCCGGTGCTGTCTTTTTTATCTTTGGGGCAACCGGAGACTTAGCCCGGCGTAAGCTTTTCCCGGCGATTTACAGCTTGTACCGTGAAGGTAAGCTGGCACAAGATTTTGCGGTAATTGGCGTGGCGCGGCGCCCGCGTACTCAGGAAGAATTTAGAAGTGATGTGAAGGAATCCATCCTTGAATTCTGCCGTTACAAAGCGGGAGAAGAGAGCGAATGGAATGAATTTGTACAGCATTTCGAATACAAATCTCTGGACATAAACAATATTGATGGTTTCCGCGAGCTAAGAGCACAAACTGAAGTTCTTGAAGAGAAATTCAGTATTCCGGGCAATCGGATGTTCTATCTTGCGCTGGCGCCTGAATTATTCGGCAGTGTCTCCTTCAACCTTAAAGCTGGTGGGATGCTGGATAGTACGGGTTGGAATCGCCTCGTAATTGAGAAGCCTTTTGGCTATAATCTGGAGTCGGCTGAACAGCTGAACGAACAGATTCGTCAGGTCTTCAAAGAAGAGGAAATTTACCGGATTGACCACTATCTTGGTAAAGAAATGGTACAGAATATCGAAGTGATTCGTTTTGCTAATGCTTTTTTCGAACCGCTCTGGAATAATAAACATATTGCCAATATTCAAATTACACTTGGCGAAACCGTAGGTGTAGAAGAACGCGGTGGTTACTATGACCATGCGGGAGCCTTACGGGACATGGGCCAGAATCATATACTGCAACTGCTGACTATGATTGCAATGGAACCACCAAGCCGTCTGCTCGCAGAAGATATTCGTGATGAGAAAGTGAAGGTACTTCGTTCCCTTCGTCCTTATGCGACATCTGATGAGGTTCGTGAGAATGTCGTAAGAGCACAATATATTCAAGGACTACACCAAGGCAAAACCCTTCCTGCTTACCGTCAGGAAGATAAGGTTGATCCTGAGTCGAATACAGAGACGTATTTTGCTGCCCGTGTATTTGTAGATAACTTCCGCTGGGCTGGAGTTCCTTTCTACATCCGTACAGGTAAACGTCTCCCGGTGAAGACGACGGAAGTGGTAGTTGAGTTCAAAGGTATGCCAACCAACGTTTATTTGGGACAAAAGCATAAACTTGAGCCTAACCTCCTTGTAATCCGTGTGAACCCAATGGAAGGCATTTACGTAAAGATTAATGCCAAGAAACCGGGTTCCGAGTCTGAGATTCAACCGCTGGCTATGGACTTCTGTCAGAGCTGCCTGGTTGGAATCAATTCTCCGGAAGCGTATGAGCGCTTGCTACATGATGCGGCACGCGGAGATTCAACTTATTTCACTCGTTGGGATGAGGTATCCTCGGCATGGTCGTTCGTGGATCGTATTGCGAAAGCATGGAGCGAAGAGTCTAGTGACTTATCTTCTTATCCTGCTGGCTCTTGGGGTCCAGTGGAAGCAGATGAACTGCTTGCTAAAGAAGGTTTCCATTGGTGGCCTGTAAACGGCCAAGATGAAGATAATGTGGTTTGGCTGAAGAATAACTAA
- a CDS encoding YwmB family TATA-box binding protein, giving the protein MRKMKLNNGTKKGTFFIMIIVCCAAALLVNLQSVKANSTVLDEGVNQASTGAELNHALVSLIDLGKETTVSGSPLRLVLKWQGESSNYADLSAEVTKLSTSLGLNVPSGTEEDGHMTYRTEAAKPYESRLSLFWSELSAGNSYVIVTLDTADLQNEAGFQAAAREVSMILEQNKIKAEWNVSLQGSAQEQGAPEIVLAQTESLMHDRFEAVTGGESYKDISTVSRTYSIPNLNRSVMSGNQSVSAQIAVHHEDQKGTNRVTIGFPLITIEY; this is encoded by the coding sequence ATGCGGAAGATGAAGCTGAACAACGGAACAAAAAAAGGGACTTTTTTTATAATGATAATCGTGTGCTGTGCTGCGGCTCTGCTAGTTAATCTGCAAAGTGTTAAAGCGAATTCAACCGTTCTTGATGAGGGCGTTAATCAAGCTTCAACAGGAGCCGAACTGAATCATGCTCTTGTGAGTTTAATAGATCTCGGAAAAGAAACAACCGTTTCTGGTTCACCGCTGCGTTTAGTGTTAAAGTGGCAGGGAGAAAGCAGCAATTACGCAGACCTGTCTGCCGAAGTTACTAAGCTAAGCACAAGTCTCGGATTGAATGTACCGTCAGGTACTGAGGAAGATGGACATATGACTTATCGTACAGAAGCTGCAAAACCATATGAATCGCGGCTCTCCTTATTTTGGAGTGAGCTTAGTGCAGGAAACAGTTATGTGATTGTAACGTTAGATACGGCTGATCTGCAAAATGAAGCTGGCTTTCAAGCGGCTGCTCGTGAAGTAAGTATGATTCTTGAACAGAATAAAATTAAGGCCGAATGGAATGTATCCCTTCAAGGAAGCGCGCAAGAACAGGGAGCACCTGAAATAGTTCTAGCACAGACGGAGTCATTGATGCATGACCGGTTTGAAGCTGTGACCGGAGGAGAAAGCTACAAGGATATCTCAACGGTTAGCCGTACGTACTCGATTCCTAATTTGAATCGCTCTGTGATGAGTGGAAATCAGTCAGTTTCTGCCCAAATCGCAGTGCATCATGAAGATCAGAAGGGGACAAACCGCGTAACTATAGGCTTTCCTTTAATAACCATCGAATATTGA
- a CDS encoding response regulator: MEMEEAIKVLLVDDHEMVRIGLAAVLGTEDGIEVVGEAGSGEEGIRLAQEYNPDVVLMDLVMDGMDGIETTKQLMKQYPEIKVIVLTSYLDDEKMYPVIEAGAFSYLLKTSRASEVADAIRAAARGQSVLESQVASKMMNRFRNNAKGESPAYKELTEREMEVLRLLAQGKSNQDIADQLIIGIKTVKFHVTNILAKLGVEDRTQAAIYAYKNGLAE; this comes from the coding sequence ATGGAGATGGAGGAAGCAATTAAAGTACTACTCGTAGATGATCATGAAATGGTACGGATCGGGCTAGCAGCAGTTTTAGGTACCGAGGATGGAATTGAGGTCGTAGGTGAAGCTGGAAGTGGAGAAGAAGGCATTCGGCTGGCTCAAGAGTACAATCCCGATGTGGTCTTAATGGATCTCGTAATGGATGGGATGGATGGCATAGAAACGACTAAACAGCTGATGAAGCAGTACCCAGAAATCAAAGTTATTGTTCTTACAAGCTATTTGGACGATGAAAAGATGTATCCTGTTATTGAAGCGGGCGCCTTTAGTTATCTGCTGAAGACTTCGCGGGCTAGTGAAGTGGCGGATGCGATCCGCGCTGCGGCAAGAGGACAGTCCGTGCTTGAGTCACAGGTGGCCTCTAAAATGATGAACCGTTTTCGAAACAATGCAAAAGGAGAATCACCTGCTTATAAAGAGCTTACGGAGCGCGAGATGGAAGTATTACGTCTGTTGGCGCAAGGTAAATCCAATCAGGATATTGCCGATCAACTAATTATTGGAATCAAAACTGTGAAATTTCATGTGACGAATATTCTCGCGAAGCTGGGCGTGGAAGACCGGACCCAAGCAGCAATTTATGCATATAAAAATGGACTAGCTGAATAA
- a CDS encoding sensor histidine kinase has translation MEKKNKNMISRSMGEGALFSFVMLLVIMYVMYTYGYLKPFESWKFGVRTAVTLILLPMGFGIGYGFYQSFRVKRQLERLRQTLVLWEKGNLTLSMPDLGDDELGRLGEQLGRISGKWENQVTTLQRLSTNNAKLAEQARVSAIMEERQRLARELHDAVSQQLFAISMTATAVGRTLEKDFDKAQRQIALIEEMSAVAQSEMRALLLHLRPVYLEGKGLEQGLQELIKELKVKVPIEIVFEMDPDVQLLKGVENHLFRIVQEAISNTLRHAKAEKMEIRLHRRGDTVRLTLRDDGIGFEMDDTKQASYGLSNMQERINEIGGSIQFITAPGKGMRIEITVPLVNE, from the coding sequence TCTGTTCTCTTTTGTCATGCTGCTTGTGATAATGTATGTCATGTATACATATGGCTATTTGAAGCCTTTTGAAAGCTGGAAATTTGGCGTGCGGACAGCCGTTACCCTAATTCTTCTGCCTATGGGCTTTGGGATTGGTTATGGCTTTTATCAGAGCTTTCGTGTGAAGCGGCAGTTGGAACGTCTTAGGCAGACCCTCGTATTATGGGAAAAGGGAAATTTGACGCTGTCCATGCCGGATCTAGGTGATGATGAGCTGGGAAGGCTCGGAGAACAGCTTGGCCGGATTAGCGGCAAATGGGAGAATCAAGTGACGACGCTGCAGCGGTTGTCCACGAATAACGCGAAGCTTGCGGAGCAGGCGCGGGTATCTGCTATTATGGAGGAACGGCAGCGGCTTGCGCGTGAACTACACGACGCTGTTTCCCAGCAGCTATTTGCAATCTCCATGACTGCCACGGCGGTAGGCCGGACGTTGGAGAAGGATTTCGATAAAGCCCAGCGGCAAATTGCGCTTATAGAAGAAATGTCTGCCGTAGCCCAATCGGAGATGAGGGCATTGCTGCTGCATTTGAGACCTGTTTATTTGGAAGGAAAGGGCCTCGAACAAGGTCTGCAGGAATTGATCAAGGAGCTTAAGGTCAAGGTACCGATCGAAATTGTATTTGAGATGGACCCTGATGTGCAGCTGTTAAAAGGGGTAGAGAATCACTTGTTCCGTATCGTCCAAGAGGCGATTTCTAATACACTTCGCCATGCGAAAGCAGAAAAAATGGAAATTCGGCTGCATAGACGGGGAGATACAGTTCGCTTGACGTTGCGTGATGATGGGATCGGCTTTGAGATGGACGACACCAAACAAGCTTCCTATGGTTTGTCGAACATGCAGGAGCGGATTAATGAAATCGGAGGCTCCATTCAGTTCATTACCGCTCCGGGTAAAGGGATGCGTATTGAAATTACCGTTCCGTTAGTCAATGAATAA